DNA from Krasilnikovia cinnamomea:
ACGGTCGTCGAGCGAGAAGGAAGTACAGCCCGGCTGCCAACACCGGATCATGCGCGCCGGGGAAGGCTATCCGTGGGAGTACGAGGTGTCATGCACGAGCTCGACAGGAACGGGCAGGGTCTGTTCGTCTCGCCGCGTCCGGGCCGCACCCGGAACGTCGGATCGATCGACATCCTGGTCGCCGGAGACCACGCCCTGCTGCGCGAGGGCCTGGTGGAGCTGGTCGCGGCCGAGCCCGACTTTCGGGTCGTCGGCCAGGCCGGAAACAGCGTGACCGCCGTCCAGTCGGTGGCCGCCCGGCGCCCCCGGGTCATCCTGCTGGACGTCAAGATGCCCGACCGGCCCGTCTGCGCCACGGTGCGGCAGATCCAGCGGATCTCGCCACGCACCCGGGTCATCGTGCTGGCCATGGACGACGACCTGCGGCTGCTGCAGGACGTGCTCGCGGCCGGTGCCCACGCCGTGCTGGTCCGCTCCGCCAGCCGGCAGGAGCTGGTCGGCGTGATCCGCGCGGTGTGCCACGAGGCCAACAGCGTGCTGGTGGTCTCCCACCGCAACGCCGCCCAGCTGGCCGTGCCGGTCAGCAATCCGTTGAGCCGCCGCGAGCTGCAGGTGCTGGAGCTCGCCGCCCAGGCGCTGAGCAACGCGCAGATCGCCACCCGGCTGTGCATCGTCGAGGGCACCGTGAAGCGCCATCTCACCAACGTCTACACCAAGTTGGGGGCGGTCTCGCGCCTCGACGCGGTCAACAAGGCCAAGGCGGCCCGCCTGTTGCAGCCGTCGTCGCGCACCGGCGCGTTCCTGGGGTAGCTGCCCGGCGGGCAACCGTTTAACATCGAGTTTCATCAATGTAGCGGCGCGTACGCGGAACGGATCCCGCCCATGCCCACGGACCGTGATGAAACCCGACCGACGGCACCGCGCCGCGACGTCCTGCGCCTCGGCGCGGCGATCGCGTTCGGCGGCCTGGCCCCGATGGTGCCCGCGCGGACGGCGCGCGCCGACACCGGCGGCCGCCTCGTGACCACCCGGTTCACCGGGCACTCGCCGGCCGGATTCGACCAGTGGGCGTACGTGCCGTTCGACGTTCCCGCCGGGGTGAACCGCATCTCGGTCAGCCGGTGGTTCCACCCCTTCGTGCTCGTCCCGGGGCTGCTCCAGAACGTCCTGGACATCGGGATCTTCGGCGCCGCCGGGTGGGGAGCCGGTGCCGAGGCGGGGTTCCGGGGGTGGTCCGGCGGGGCGCGCGACTCGTTCACCCTCTCCGCCTCCGACGCCACCCCGGGCTATCTCGCGGGTCCCCTCGACCCCGGCACCTGGGCGGTGGCGCTCGGCCCGATCGTGTGCGACCCGCGCGGCATGGACTGGACGGTCGACGTCACCCTCGAATCCGGCCCGGCCGGTCCGGCGTTCCAGGCGTCCCCGGCCCCGGCCCGCGCCGAGGGCCGGGGCCCCGCCTGGTACCGCGGCGACATGCACCTGCACACCGTCCACTCCGACGGCCAGCGCACCCCGGACCGGCTGGCGGCCGACGCGCGCGCCCGTGGCCTGGACTTCTTCGCCTCCACCGAGCACAACACCCGCGCGGCGAACCAGATCTGGGGGCAGCACGCCACCGACGACCTGCTGATCATCGGCGGCGAGGAGGTCACCACGCGGCACGGTCACTGGCTCGCCCTCGGCCTGAGCGCCGAATGGGTGGACTGGCGTTACGCGCCCGGGCAGGGACTGTTCGAGCGGTACGCCGACGCCGTCCGCGCGCTCGGCGGCATCGCCGTCGCCGCGCATCCCCTCACCCCCGGGCCGGGCGCCCTGTGGGAGTTCGGGTACGACCACGTCGACGGCATCGAGGTCTGGAACGGGCCGTGGACGCTGGACGACGCCGCCGCCGTGCGCATGTGGGACGGTCTGCTGCGGCAGGGGCGCCGGGTGGCCGCCGTCGGCAACAGCGACGCGCACGGTCCCGGCGACGTCGTGGGGCTGCCGCACACCGTCGTGTACGCGCCGGAGCTGTCGCGCGCGGCGATCCTGGCCGCCGTGCGCGCGGGTCGCTCGTACCTGGCCGAGTCGGCCGGCGTCACGCTCGACCTGACCGCCGCGGCCGGGGGCCGGGTCGCCGGGCCGGGCCAGACGTTGGAGACCGGCGCCGGCTCCGTCGAGGTGACGGCCGTCGTGAGTGGAGTGCCCGGCACCACCGTCACCCTGCACACCCGGCACGGTCAGGTCGCCGCCGGGTACATCGCCGGGACCGGCGCCGGCGTGCTGACCTGGCGCACCCGGGGCGCCCGCGCCGGATTCCTGCGGGCCGAGGTGCACCGACCGCAGCCCGGTTCGACCACGCTGACCACCATGGTCGCCCTCAGCAATCCGGTCTGGCTCGCGTGATCAATTTATTGCGATCAATGCGTACGCCGGTAAACTCGCGACAGCGTCGTGCTCTTGATCGGGCGGAGGCCGGCACTGATGCGGATCGTGGTTCTGGTCAAACACGTCCCCTGGACGACACGCGACATGAGCTTCGGCGCCGATCACCTGCTGGACCGCACCGCGCGGCGCGGCCAGCTCGACGAGATCGACGAGTACGCCGTCGACCAGGCGGTGCGCATCGCGCGGCGGCGGCGCGACGTACAGATCACCGCCGTGACGATGGGTCCGGCCCCGGCCGTCGAGGCGCTGCGCAAGGCGTTGATTCTCGGCGCCGACGAGGCGGTCCACGTCGTTGACGGCCGGCTGCGCGGCAGCGACGCGCTCACCACCGCGCGGGTGCTGACGGCCGCCGTGCGCCGGCTCGGGTTCGACCTCGTGCTGTCCGGCGCGGCCTCCTCGGACGCCGGTGCGGCCGCCGTGCCCGCCATGGTCGCCGAGCTGCTCGGCATCCCGGTGCTCTGCTTCGCCGACCTGCTGCGGGTCCGCGAACACCGGGTCGAGATCGGCCGCGACGACGGCGCCGGGCTGCGGGCGTACGTGGCCGCGCTGCCCGCCGTGGTCTCCGTGACCGAGCGCTGCGGCGAGCCACGGCTGCCGTCGCTGGCGGCCACTCTGGACGCCCACCACAAACTGGTCCGCACCTGGTCACTGGCCGACCTCGGCATCGCCGAACGCGGCGCCGACGGCACCGTCGTCCGGGCCGTCCGGGCGCAGCCGGGCGGCACGGCGCACCTCGTGCCCGGCGACGAGCCCACGGTCGCGGCCATCCGGCTGGCGGACTTCCTGGCGGTACACCAGTTCCTGTAGCCGCCGCTTGCGGTAGCCACCGCGCGCAACCCGTGAGGAGGGGCCGATGGGATCGGTGCTGGTGCTGGCGGAGCACACCGCGAGCGACCGCGCCACGTGCGCGCTGCTGACCCTCGCCCGCCGGCTCGGCCCGCCCACGGTGGTGCTGTGCGGTCCCGCCGACCCGGCCGCGGTGGCGATGCTGGGCCGCTTCGGCGCCATCCGGATCGCCACCGTCACCCGCACCGAACTCGACGAGCACCCCGCCGCCGCCCGGGTCGCACTGCTGGCCCAGCTCGTCCGCCGGACGGCGCCCGCCGCCGTCCTGGTCGCCTCGCACCGGCTCGGTCAGGAGGTCGCCGCGCGGCTGACCGCGCGGCTCGGCTCCGGGCTCATCACCGACGCCGTCGACCTGCGGATGGGTGCCGACGGGCCGGTCGCGGTGCAGTCGGTGCTGCTCGGCGCGTACCGCGTGGAGTCCAGCGTGACCCGGGGCACGCCGGTGTTCACCGTACGGACCGACGCGGTCGTGCCGGTGCCGGCGCCGGTGGAGCCGGTGGTCGAGCGGGTCGAGATCCGCTTCCCGCCCGAGGTCCGTGCCGTACGCCGCAGCACCCGGCGGCCGGGCGGTGCCGGGCTGCGGCCGGAGCTGGCCACGGCGGCGATCGTCGTCGCGGGCGGCCGGGGCCTGGGCTCGCAGCAGTCGTTCGGCCTGGTCGGCGCGCTGGCCGAGGCGCTGCGGGGCACCGTCGGCGGGTCGCACACCGCGACCGAGCTCGGCTGGTGCCCACGGCGCCAGCAGATCGACCAGCTGGGCACGATCGTCCATCCCCGCCTGTACCTGGCACTCGGCATCTCGGGCTCGGTCCGGCACCGGGCCGCCATGCAGCACGCGGAGAAGATCGTGGCGATCGACCGGAACCCGGCCGCCCCCATCTTCGACCTGGCCGACCTCGGCGTGGTGGGCGACGTGCACCGGGTGGTGCCCGAGCTGCTGGCCGAGATCGCACGACGCAAGGCCACCCGGTGATCAGCCACAGCGAGGAGACGACGTGACGGTACGACTGGTGCTCGGGCTGACGCTGACCGCGGTCGCGTTCGTGCTGGCCGGGCGGCGGATCCTCACCCTGTACCGGCTGGCCCGCTCCGGGCAGCCGGCCGAACCCGACCGCACCAGCGACCTCGGCACGCGCGGATGGGCGATCGTGACCGAGGTGCTGGGCCAGCGCAAGCTGCTGAAGTGGAGCGTGCCCGGCCTCGCGCACTTCGCGGTGTTCTGGGGATTCGTGATCCTGGGCGCGACGATCGTGGAGGGCTACGGCGCGCTGTTCGACC
Protein-coding regions in this window:
- a CDS encoding CehA/McbA family metallohydrolase — its product is MPTDRDETRPTAPRRDVLRLGAAIAFGGLAPMVPARTARADTGGRLVTTRFTGHSPAGFDQWAYVPFDVPAGVNRISVSRWFHPFVLVPGLLQNVLDIGIFGAAGWGAGAEAGFRGWSGGARDSFTLSASDATPGYLAGPLDPGTWAVALGPIVCDPRGMDWTVDVTLESGPAGPAFQASPAPARAEGRGPAWYRGDMHLHTVHSDGQRTPDRLAADARARGLDFFASTEHNTRAANQIWGQHATDDLLIIGGEEVTTRHGHWLALGLSAEWVDWRYAPGQGLFERYADAVRALGGIAVAAHPLTPGPGALWEFGYDHVDGIEVWNGPWTLDDAAAVRMWDGLLRQGRRVAAVGNSDAHGPGDVVGLPHTVVYAPELSRAAILAAVRAGRSYLAESAGVTLDLTAAAGGRVAGPGQTLETGAGSVEVTAVVSGVPGTTVTLHTRHGQVAAGYIAGTGAGVLTWRTRGARAGFLRAEVHRPQPGSTTLTTMVALSNPVWLA
- a CDS encoding electron transfer flavoprotein subunit beta/FixA family protein, coding for MRIVVLVKHVPWTTRDMSFGADHLLDRTARRGQLDEIDEYAVDQAVRIARRRRDVQITAVTMGPAPAVEALRKALILGADEAVHVVDGRLRGSDALTTARVLTAAVRRLGFDLVLSGAASSDAGAAAVPAMVAELLGIPVLCFADLLRVREHRVEIGRDDGAGLRAYVAALPAVVSVTERCGEPRLPSLAATLDAHHKLVRTWSLADLGIAERGADGTVVRAVRAQPGGTAHLVPGDEPTVAAIRLADFLAVHQFL
- a CDS encoding LuxR C-terminal-related transcriptional regulator codes for the protein MHELDRNGQGLFVSPRPGRTRNVGSIDILVAGDHALLREGLVELVAAEPDFRVVGQAGNSVTAVQSVAARRPRVILLDVKMPDRPVCATVRQIQRISPRTRVIVLAMDDDLRLLQDVLAAGAHAVLVRSASRQELVGVIRAVCHEANSVLVVSHRNAAQLAVPVSNPLSRRELQVLELAAQALSNAQIATRLCIVEGTVKRHLTNVYTKLGAVSRLDAVNKAKAARLLQPSSRTGAFLG
- a CDS encoding electron transfer flavoprotein subunit alpha/FixB family protein, coding for MGSVLVLAEHTASDRATCALLTLARRLGPPTVVLCGPADPAAVAMLGRFGAIRIATVTRTELDEHPAAARVALLAQLVRRTAPAAVLVASHRLGQEVAARLTARLGSGLITDAVDLRMGADGPVAVQSVLLGAYRVESSVTRGTPVFTVRTDAVVPVPAPVEPVVERVEIRFPPEVRAVRRSTRRPGGAGLRPELATAAIVVAGGRGLGSQQSFGLVGALAEALRGTVGGSHTATELGWCPRRQQIDQLGTIVHPRLYLALGISGSVRHRAAMQHAEKIVAIDRNPAAPIFDLADLGVVGDVHRVVPELLAEIARRKATR